A stretch of Vigna angularis cultivar LongXiaoDou No.4 chromosome 4, ASM1680809v1, whole genome shotgun sequence DNA encodes these proteins:
- the LOC108331212 gene encoding hydroxyacylglutathione hydrolase cytoplasmic isoform X1, translated as MKIYHVPCLQDNNSFLIVDESTKEGAVVDPIEPEKVLEVANSHGVNLKLVLTTHHHGEHAGGNEKIKELVAGIRVYGGWIDNVKGCTDKVENEDRVSLGADINILSLHTPCHTKGHISYYVTGKEGEQPAVFTGDTLFIAGCGKFFEGTAEDMYESLCVTLASLPKQTRVYCGHEYAVKNLQFAMTIEPDNLRIQQKLTWAKNQNQAGQPTTPSTIQEEMETNPFMRVHLPQIQEKVGCKSPIEALRELRKLKDKWMMG; from the exons ATGAAAATCTATCACGTTCCTTGTCTGCAAGACAATAATTCCTTCTT AATCGTTGACGAGAGTACGAAAGAAGGTGCCGTGGTGGACCCTATAGAGCCTGAGAAGGTTCTAGAAGTTGCCAATTCGCATGGGGTCAATCTGAAGCTCGTTCTCACCACGCATCATCATGG TGAGCATGCTGGtggaaatgaaaagataaaggAATTGGTGGCAGGAATTAGAGTCTACGGTGGTTGGATTGATAACGTCAAGGGTTGCACTGATAAGGTTGAAAATGAAGATAGGGTATCCCTGGGAGctgatattaatatattgtcTCTTCACACACCATG CCACACCAAAGGTCACATAAGCTATTATGTCACCGGCAAAGAGGGGGAGCAACCGGCTGTTTTTACTGGAGATACACTG TTTATTGCTGGTTGTGGGAAATTTTTTGAAGGAACAGCAGAAGATATGTATGAGTCACTCTGTGTAACATTAGCTTCGTTACCGAAGCAAACCCGAGTTTACTGTGGACACGAG TACGCAGTGAAGAACTTGCAATTTGCTATGACAATTGAGCCAGATAATTTGAGGATACAGCAGAAACTAACATGGGCTAAGAATCAGAACCAAGCTGGCCAACCCACAACTCCCTCCACCATTCAGGAAGAAATGGAAACCAACCCATTTATGAGGGTTCACCTACCTCAGATTCAG GAGAAAGTAGGCTGCAAGTCTCCAATTGAAGCTTTGAGAGAGTTAAGGAAGCTCAAAGACAAGTGGATGATGGGGTAG
- the LOC108331212 gene encoding hydroxyacylglutathione hydrolase cytoplasmic isoform X2, protein MKIYHVPCLQDNNSFLIVDESTKEGAVVDPIEPEKVLEVANSHGVNLKLVLTTHHHGEHAGGNEKIKELVAGIRVYGGWIDNVKGCTDKVENEDRVSLGADINILSLHTPCHTKGHISYYVTGKEGEQPAVFTGDTLFIAGCGKFFEGTAEDMYESLCVTLASLPKQTRVYCGHEYAVKNLQFAMTIEPDNLRIQQKLTWAKNQNQAGQPTTPSTIQEEMETNPFMRVHLPQIQAASLQLKL, encoded by the exons ATGAAAATCTATCACGTTCCTTGTCTGCAAGACAATAATTCCTTCTT AATCGTTGACGAGAGTACGAAAGAAGGTGCCGTGGTGGACCCTATAGAGCCTGAGAAGGTTCTAGAAGTTGCCAATTCGCATGGGGTCAATCTGAAGCTCGTTCTCACCACGCATCATCATGG TGAGCATGCTGGtggaaatgaaaagataaaggAATTGGTGGCAGGAATTAGAGTCTACGGTGGTTGGATTGATAACGTCAAGGGTTGCACTGATAAGGTTGAAAATGAAGATAGGGTATCCCTGGGAGctgatattaatatattgtcTCTTCACACACCATG CCACACCAAAGGTCACATAAGCTATTATGTCACCGGCAAAGAGGGGGAGCAACCGGCTGTTTTTACTGGAGATACACTG TTTATTGCTGGTTGTGGGAAATTTTTTGAAGGAACAGCAGAAGATATGTATGAGTCACTCTGTGTAACATTAGCTTCGTTACCGAAGCAAACCCGAGTTTACTGTGGACACGAG TACGCAGTGAAGAACTTGCAATTTGCTATGACAATTGAGCCAGATAATTTGAGGATACAGCAGAAACTAACATGGGCTAAGAATCAGAACCAAGCTGGCCAACCCACAACTCCCTCCACCATTCAGGAAGAAATGGAAACCAACCCATTTATGAGGGTTCACCTACCTCAGATTCAG GCTGCAAGTCTCCAATTGAAGCTTTGA
- the LOC108331984 gene encoding uncharacterized protein LOC108331984, with the protein MESSPSSSSSSSLSSSSGSDAGGGGALTWFGMSFPFRSPLSLVMDYCTREDSAEPVIIIPRTRPRFQVPAESAASVSASDSGDNVCGGAEEVAIRIIGAGEQESGSSPSSSRSRAGEPGCEEAAVVGRSGMLSSEARRRMAEERVPLVSLDDGIGGGRDSSSSSSTYQRYDIQQVAKWIEQILPFSLLLLIVFIRQHLQGFFVTICISAVMFKSNEIVKKQTALKGDRKVSVLLGISFAFMLHVICIYWWYRNDDLLYPLAMLPPKTSPPFWHTIFIILVNDTLVRQAAMALKCLLLIYYKNGRGHNFRRQGQMLTLIEYTLLLYRALLPTPVWYRFFLNKDYGSLFSSLTTGLYLTFKLTSVVEKVQCFVSALKALSKKEVHYGVYATTEQVSAAGDMCAICQEKMQAPILLSCKHMFCEECVSEWFERERTCPLCRALVKPADLRTFGDGSTSLFFQLF; encoded by the exons ATGGAATCGTCACCGTCGTCTTCGTCTTCCTCCTCGTTGTCGTCGTCTTCTGGAAGCGATGCCGGCGGTGGTGGCGCTCTCACGTGGTTCGGGATGAGTTTTCCGTTCCGTTCTCCGCTTTCTCTCGTGATGGATTACTGCACGCGCGAGGATTCCGCGGAGCCCGTGATTATCATTCCCCGGACGCGCCCGCGGTTTCAGGTGCCGGCTGAATCTGCTGCTTCTGTTTCGGCCTCTGACTCTGGCGATAATGTGTGCGGCGGCGCTGAGGAGGTGGCGATACGCATCATTGGGGCCGGCGAGCAAGAGAGCGGTTCGTCGCCGTCGTCATCGAGGAGCCGCGCTGGGGAACCGGGATGTGAGGAGGCGGCGGTGGTTGGGAGGAGCGGGATGCTGTCGTCGGAGGCTCGCCGGCGAATGGCTGAGGAGAGGGTGCCGTTGGTGTCTTTGGATGATGGGATTGGTGGCGGTAGGGATTCTTCTTCGTCTTCCTCTACCTACCAGAGGTATGATATTCAGCAGGTTGCGAAGTGGATTGAACAGATTCTTCCGTTCTCCCTCTTGCTGTTGATTGTTTTCATCCGCCAGCATTTGCAAG GTTTCTTTGTCACAATTTGTATATCTGCTGTGATGTTCAAGTCAAATGAAATTGTTAAAAAGCAGACTGCCTTGAAG GGAGATCGGAAAGTCTCTGTTCTTCTTGGTATCTCTTTTGCCTTTATGCTGCATGTTATATGCATTTACTGGTGGTATCGAAATGATGATCTTTTATACCCACTGGCCATGCTTCCACCAAAGACAAGTCCACCTTTCTGGCATACAATATTCATCATTTTGGTTAACG ATACATTGGTGAGGCAAGCAGCAATGGCTTTGAAGTGTTTATTGCTTATTTACTACAAAAATGGAAGAGGCCATAACTTTCGTCGGCAG GGTCAAATGTTAACTCTGATTGAGTACACTCTTCTGCTGTATCGTGCCTTGTTGCCAACACCAGTTTGGTACCGATTTTTCTTGAACAAGGATTATGGAAGCCTGTTTTCCTCACTGACCACAGGATTGTATTTAACTTTCAAGCTAACATCAGTTGTTGAGAAG gTCCAATGCTTTGTTTCTGCCTTAAAAGCATTATCAAAAAAGGAAGTTCATTATGGGGTTTATGCTACAACAGAACAG GTGAGTGCCGCTGGTGACATGTGTGCTATATGCCAGGAGAAGATGCAGGCTCCCATATTGTTGAGCTGTAAACACATGTTCTGCGAAGAGTGTGTATCTGAATG GTTTGAGAGAGAACGGACTTGCCCATTATGCAGGGCATTGGTAAAACCAGCTGATCTTCGGACCTTTGGAGATGGATCAACAAGCCTATTTTTTCAGCTGTTTTAA